Proteins from one Thalassophryne amazonica chromosome 20, fThaAma1.1, whole genome shotgun sequence genomic window:
- the cdca8 gene encoding borealin, translating into MAPRKRATKQRKIDPRKAKLEAFLEDFDNEVKIRVERLIERRNGLLKDVDNSYNVAILKLPKAIRQMNWLDYLKSEKPKSPEVDAKKREEEAAKVANVVAEDQAVLLKSAKTSKKKMATKSSSENENILSQSSVTKEKSTRKGRATLKRGKALSVSRQNASIRRSNRKPFVTPARNIMDSSLLMGSTPLITPQIDPRLPKTPAVRVPRHKERVYSISVNGSPITAANDDIVINVPVGNGENIQLLASQMDSVDLSVLDETALKSIRLLQSRLTKLCGPHK; encoded by the exons ATGGCTCCCAGGAAAAGAGCTACAAAACAACGAAAAATAGACCCCAGAAAGGCCAAACTGGAAGCTTTTCTGGAGGATTTCGATAATGAAG TGAAAATTCGAGTTGAACGCCTGATAGAGAGGCGAAATGGACTGCTGAAAGATGTGGACAACAGCTACAACGTGGCAATTCTTAAGCTACCCAAGGCCATTCGGCAAATGAACTGGTTGGATTATTTAA AGTCTGAAAAACCAAAGTCACCAGAAGTGGATGCTAAAAAG AGAGAAGAGGAAGCTGCTAAAGTAGCAAATGTTGTCGCTGAGGATCAAGCTGTCCTTCTCAAATCAGCCAAAA CATCAAAGAAAAAGATGGCAACCAAGTCAAGttcagaaaatgaaaatattCTAAGCCAGAGCTCAGTGACAAAG GAAAAATCTACACGGAAAGGCCGGGCTACATTAAAGAGAGGAAAGGCGCTGTCAGTCAGCCGGCAAAACGCCTCCATCAGAAG ATCAAACAGGAAGCCTTTTGTCACTCCTGCCAGGAATATCATGGACTCGTCTTTATTGATGGGCTCGACGCCGCTCATCACCCCGCAAATTGATCCAAG ACTTCCtaagacacctgctgtgagagttcCCCGCCACAAAGAGAGAGTTTACAGCATTTCAGTCAACGGCTCTCCCATCACGGCGGCCAATGATGACATCGTCATCAACGTGCCTGTTGGCAATGGAGAA AATATTCAGCTGCTGGCCAGTCAGATGGATTCAGTTGACCTTTCTGTGCTGGATGAGACGGCCCTGAAGAGCATTCGGCTGCTGCAG AGTCGTCTGACAAAACTTTGTGGACCACACAAGTGA